One genomic window of Sulfurovum lithotrophicum includes the following:
- the rpsO gene encoding 30S ribosomal protein S15 — MALDQAKKAEIIAKYARGENDTGSTEVQVALLTERIKYLTDHLKTNKKDHSSRLGLLKLVGQRRRLMRYLKNTDLSRWNTIKADLGIRN; from the coding sequence ATGGCTTTAGATCAGGCGAAGAAAGCAGAAATTATTGCTAAATACGCAAGAGGCGAAAACGATACAGGTTCGACAGAAGTACAGGTTGCACTTTTAACAGAGAGAATCAAATACTTGACAGATCACCTTAAAACGAACAAGAAAGATCACTCTTCAAGACTGGGTCTTCTTAAACTTGTAGGTCAGAGAAGAAGACTTATGAGATATCTCAAGAACACAGATCTTAGCAGATGGAATACGATTAAAGCAGATCTTGGCATCAGAAACTAA
- the dnaK gene encoding molecular chaperone DnaK, with amino-acid sequence MGKVLGIDLGTTNSAMAVYTNGEAAIIANKEGKNTTPSIVAFTDKGEVLVGESAKRQAVTNPEKTIYSIKRIMGLMCEEEKANEAKERLPYHIIDRNGACAIEVAGKTYTPQEISAKVLMKMKEDAEAYLGETVTDAVITVPAYFNDAQRKATKEAGTIAGLNVLRIINEPTSAALAYGLDKKDAEQIVVYDLGGGTFDVTALETGDGVVEVLATGGDAFLGGDDFDNRIIDYVADEFKSESGIDIKEDVMALQRVKDAAEAAKKELSSATETEINLPFITADASGPKHLVTKITRAKFESLISDLVAKTIKTIEAVLKDAGLSKNDVKEVVMVGGSTRVPLVQEEVKKFFNKELNKSVNPDEVVALGAAIQGGVLAGDVKDVLLLDVTPLSLGIETLGGVMTKVIEKGTTIPAKKSQIFSTAEDNQPAVSIHVLQGEREFAKDNKSLGMFELRDIPAAPRGVPQIEVTFDIDANGILTVSAVDKGTGKSQEIKITGSSGLSDEEIEKMVQDAEAHKAEDEKRKEVVEAKNQADALIHQTKKSLDDLGENFDANEKAGIEAAISDLETVLKDDNATKEQIDEKVKALTEKSHKLAEAAYAKEQGGQQGAADAGKKADDDDVIDAEVE; translated from the coding sequence ATGGGAAAAGTATTAGGAATTGACTTAGGAACAACAAACTCTGCAATGGCAGTGTATACAAACGGCGAAGCAGCGATCATCGCCAACAAAGAGGGTAAAAATACAACACCTTCCATCGTAGCATTTACAGACAAAGGTGAAGTCCTTGTCGGTGAATCTGCAAAAAGACAGGCGGTAACGAATCCGGAAAAGACGATCTACTCTATCAAGAGGATTATGGGTCTTATGTGTGAAGAGGAAAAAGCGAATGAAGCAAAAGAGAGACTTCCTTATCATATTATAGACAGAAACGGTGCGTGTGCGATTGAGGTAGCGGGTAAAACCTATACGCCTCAGGAGATCTCTGCAAAAGTATTGATGAAGATGAAAGAGGATGCGGAAGCATACCTGGGTGAAACGGTAACCGATGCGGTTATTACAGTACCTGCATACTTCAATGATGCGCAGAGAAAAGCGACAAAAGAGGCCGGTACGATCGCAGGTTTGAATGTATTGAGAATCATCAACGAGCCTACATCGGCAGCATTGGCTTACGGCCTTGATAAAAAAGATGCCGAGCAGATCGTGGTATACGATCTTGGTGGTGGTACGTTCGACGTTACAGCACTTGAAACAGGTGATGGGGTTGTCGAAGTATTGGCAACCGGCGGTGATGCATTTCTTGGTGGTGACGACTTTGATAACAGGATCATTGACTATGTAGCCGATGAGTTCAAATCTGAAAGTGGTATCGATATCAAAGAGGATGTCATGGCGCTTCAGAGGGTAAAAGATGCAGCAGAAGCGGCGAAAAAAGAACTCTCCTCTGCAACTGAAACTGAGATCAACCTTCCGTTCATTACGGCAGACGCAAGCGGGCCAAAGCACCTTGTGACAAAAATTACAAGAGCGAAGTTCGAATCACTCATCTCTGACCTTGTAGCAAAGACGATAAAAACGATCGAAGCAGTACTGAAAGATGCCGGTCTGAGCAAGAACGATGTCAAAGAAGTGGTTATGGTCGGTGGTTCTACCAGAGTACCGTTGGTTCAGGAAGAAGTGAAGAAATTCTTCAACAAAGAACTTAACAAGTCTGTGAACCCGGATGAAGTTGTTGCACTTGGTGCGGCGATCCAGGGTGGTGTTCTTGCAGGTGATGTCAAAGATGTATTGCTTCTTGATGTGACACCATTGAGCCTTGGTATCGAAACATTGGGTGGCGTGATGACAAAAGTCATTGAAAAAGGTACAACCATCCCTGCGAAGAAATCACAGATATTCTCTACAGCGGAAGACAACCAGCCGGCAGTAAGTATTCATGTTCTCCAGGGAGAACGTGAATTCGCCAAAGACAATAAGTCACTTGGTATGTTTGAACTGAGAGACATCCCGGCAGCACCAAGAGGTGTACCACAGATCGAAGTAACTTTCGATATTGATGCGAACGGTATCTTGACCGTATCGGCAGTAGACAAGGGTACAGGTAAATCTCAGGAGATCAAGATCACAGGTTCGTCAGGACTTTCTGATGAAGAGATCGAAAAAATGGTTCAGGATGCGGAAGCGCACAAAGCGGAAGATGAAAAACGCAAAGAAGTTGTTGAGGCGAAGAATCAGGCGGATGCATTGATCCACCAGACCAAAAAATCACTTGACGATCTTGGTGAGAACTTCGATGCGAATGAAAAAGCGGGCATTGAAGCGGCGATCTCTGATCTTGAGACAGTTCTCAAAGATGACAATGCCACCAAAGAGCAGATCGATGAGAAGGTCAAAGCCTTGACTGAGAAGAGCCACAAACTTGCCGAAGCGGCGTATGCCAAAGAGCAGGGTGGTCAGCAGGGTGCTGCAGACGCAGGAAAGAAAGCTGACGATGACGATGTCATCGATGCCGAGGTTGAATAA
- a CDS encoding Dabb family protein has translation MIVHIVMFKFKEENKKANIIQAKQMLENLMGAIPSLRSIDVGVNFSEEERAMDMSIITSFESKEGLNAYAIHPEHLKVVDFIKEVVEYSKVVDYHRE, from the coding sequence ATGATAGTACATATTGTAATGTTCAAGTTCAAAGAAGAGAATAAAAAAGCCAATATCATCCAGGCAAAACAGATGCTTGAAAACCTGATGGGTGCCATACCGAGTCTGAGAAGTATCGATGTCGGTGTGAACTTTTCCGAAGAGGAACGTGCAATGGATATGAGCATTATCACCTCCTTTGAGAGCAAAGAGGGGTTGAATGCCTATGCCATACATCCCGAACATCTTAAAGTGGTCGATTTCATTAAAGAGGTCGTTGAATACTCCAAAGTTGTGGATTATCATAGAGAATAA
- the dnaJ gene encoding molecular chaperone DnaJ, giving the protein MSEMDYYEVLEVSRDCSGAELKKAYRKLALKYHPDRNPDDHEAEEKFKIVNEAYQVLSDDEKRTIYDRYGKEGLEGQGMGGGFGGANMDDIMDIFNSMFGGGGGGFGGFGRTRRDPSQKYTLDFEIELPLAFNEAVFGCEKKIDITYKTPCEECGGTGAKDGKMETCDYCGGQGQVLMRQGPMQFAQTCPKCHGEGRKIAQKCPSCQGKGYHEESESVTINIPAGVDSGNRLRVPGHGNEAKNGQRGDLYLTFYVEEDEHFIRNGNDIYIEVPVFFTQAILGETISIPTLDGELELELKQSTKDKEQFIFEGEGVPDVHNGRKGRLIAQVRMILPKKINDEQKELLEKLQESYGVESRPHKSTFESAFDRVKSWFKN; this is encoded by the coding sequence ATGAGTGAAATGGATTATTATGAAGTACTTGAGGTCAGTAGAGACTGTTCAGGTGCCGAACTTAAAAAAGCCTATAGAAAACTGGCGCTGAAGTACCACCCGGACCGCAATCCGGATGACCATGAAGCAGAAGAGAAGTTCAAAATTGTCAATGAAGCCTATCAGGTACTCAGCGACGACGAGAAGCGTACCATCTATGACCGTTACGGTAAAGAGGGTCTTGAAGGACAGGGGATGGGCGGCGGCTTCGGCGGTGCCAACATGGACGATATCATGGATATCTTCAACTCTATGTTCGGCGGTGGCGGTGGAGGCTTTGGCGGTTTCGGAAGAACACGCAGAGATCCAAGTCAGAAATATACCCTGGATTTCGAAATAGAACTTCCTCTTGCTTTCAATGAAGCGGTATTCGGATGTGAAAAGAAAATTGACATCACCTACAAAACCCCTTGCGAAGAGTGTGGCGGGACCGGTGCCAAAGACGGGAAGATGGAAACCTGTGATTACTGCGGCGGACAGGGACAGGTCCTCATGAGACAGGGACCGATGCAGTTTGCACAAACCTGTCCGAAGTGTCATGGCGAAGGCAGAAAGATCGCACAGAAATGCCCAAGCTGTCAAGGTAAAGGATACCATGAAGAGTCAGAGAGCGTTACCATTAATATCCCTGCCGGTGTCGACAGCGGCAACCGTCTGCGTGTACCGGGACACGGAAACGAAGCAAAGAACGGCCAAAGAGGTGATCTCTACCTGACTTTCTATGTGGAAGAGGATGAGCATTTCATACGTAACGGAAATGACATCTACATCGAAGTGCCCGTGTTCTTCACACAGGCAATCCTTGGTGAGACCATCTCCATCCCGACACTCGACGGCGAACTCGAACTCGAACTCAAACAGAGCACCAAAGACAAAGAGCAGTTTATTTTTGAAGGCGAAGGGGTACCGGATGTCCACAACGGCAGAAAAGGCCGCCTCATCGCACAAGTGAGAATGATCCTGCCAAAGAAGATCAATGACGAGCAAAAAGAACTGCTTGAAAAGCTCCAGGAAAGCTACGGCGTAGAAAGCCGTCCGCATAAGAGTACTTTTGAATCAGCCTTTGACAGGGTCAAGAGCTGGTTCAAAAACTGA
- the recR gene encoding recombination mediator RecR, whose translation MKNYKIEAFENLVEAFGSFPSIGKKSAIRLAYHSVMEDGFAAMKLAHAIETAVNSIHKCSKCHNMSEDELCSICSDPYRDTAKLCIVQSAKDILTIEESGQFDGVYYVISEVRDLDEAHLFYAVEGVEEIIFAFPPSIATDTMILYIEDKLQGLPIRFTKIAQGVPTGVELENIDIMSLSRALEARVKI comes from the coding sequence ATGAAAAACTATAAAATAGAAGCCTTTGAGAACCTGGTGGAAGCCTTTGGTTCTTTCCCGTCCATAGGGAAGAAATCCGCTATCCGTCTGGCCTACCACTCTGTGATGGAAGACGGCTTTGCCGCAATGAAGCTGGCCCATGCCATAGAGACAGCGGTCAACAGTATACACAAGTGCAGCAAATGCCATAACATGAGCGAAGACGAGCTCTGCAGTATCTGTTCGGACCCTTATCGTGATACGGCCAAACTCTGTATCGTGCAGAGTGCCAAGGATATTCTGACCATTGAAGAGAGCGGGCAGTTCGACGGGGTTTATTATGTCATCTCCGAAGTGCGTGACCTGGATGAGGCGCATCTTTTCTATGCGGTCGAGGGAGTAGAAGAGATCATCTTCGCTTTCCCACCGAGTATCGCTACGGATACGATGATACTCTATATCGAGGATAAACTGCAGGGACTGCCCATCAGGTTCACGAAGATCGCACAGGGGGTGCCTACGGGTGTGGAGTTGGAAAATATAGATATTATGTCACTCTCGCGTGCGCTTGAGGCGAGAGTGAAGATATAA
- a CDS encoding DUF6726 family protein yields MKKFTLLTIPILMFLFLMFLSGCTQVVTAPISVAGSVAGATIDITGSAVGAAVNVATSGSDDEEDEK; encoded by the coding sequence ATGAAAAAATTTACTCTATTAACTATACCGATTTTGATGTTTCTATTTTTGATGTTTCTATCGGGGTGTACGCAAGTTGTGACAGCACCCATCTCCGTTGCAGGTTCCGTGGCAGGTGCCACCATCGATATAACCGGCTCTGCCGTGGGTGCTGCCGTAAATGTCGCCACATCCGGCAGCGACGACGAAGAAGATGAAAAGTAA
- a CDS encoding RrF2 family transcriptional regulator — MLLTRATEYALLSLDSISKADKPVGAEQLANELSIPKSFLAKILQNMAKQGILESRKGAHGGFVLARDINDITINSIIFAAEGKLPAVFDCSSYSETCPNGAIGTCVISPFIANFQTKINNFLEGLTLGDIF, encoded by the coding sequence ATGCTATTAACCCGTGCAACCGAATATGCCCTGCTCTCACTCGACAGTATCAGTAAAGCCGACAAACCTGTCGGCGCAGAACAACTGGCAAATGAGCTGAGTATTCCTAAAAGTTTTCTTGCCAAAATACTACAAAATATGGCAAAACAGGGTATTTTGGAGTCACGCAAGGGTGCCCATGGTGGGTTTGTACTCGCCCGGGATATCAACGATATCACGATCAACAGTATCATCTTTGCCGCAGAGGGAAAACTGCCGGCGGTATTTGACTGCTCAAGTTACTCGGAAACCTGTCCCAACGGTGCCATAGGGACCTGTGTCATCTCTCCTTTTATTGCGAACTTCCAGACAAAGATCAACAATTTCCTTGAAGGGCTCACGCTCGGAGACATATTCTAA
- a CDS encoding DHH family phosphoesterase, with the protein MQQHVYHLSHIDLDGYGCQYLTTKCFDRIECYNANYGPEVTARLAEMVKKIEQDKFIHGDKMEPLILITDLNLTTKEGNWIEKEAIRIGAKLQLLDHHATGKSAAERFAWYKLDTTKSATLITYGWLQQHYGFDKKNEYAQIVKAINAIDIWLSDDPLFEYGKVMLGMISGAREINRILFPAEDRAFKFSLIEAAKARIDYENAPIVLDDDLHQVKKAFFKQKQNNTKDNLVAFFVTDLLTKDKQRLTIHYKGYKGILGYNVGNTSIIGNTCMLNNPDYDFYMDVNFRGHFSLRSNNKMDVSTMAAHIGNGGGHPNASGGKIEGYKDSFVYADVRKFIQNYIDEKTKQ; encoded by the coding sequence ATGCAACAACATGTTTACCACCTCTCCCATATCGACCTTGACGGTTACGGCTGCCAGTACCTGACAACAAAATGTTTTGACAGGATCGAATGTTACAACGCAAACTACGGACCGGAGGTGACTGCCCGTCTTGCAGAGATGGTCAAAAAGATCGAACAGGACAAATTCATCCATGGCGACAAGATGGAACCTCTCATTCTCATTACCGATCTCAACCTCACGACCAAAGAGGGGAACTGGATAGAAAAAGAGGCCATACGTATCGGTGCAAAGCTGCAGCTGCTTGACCATCATGCTACAGGGAAATCGGCGGCGGAACGCTTTGCATGGTACAAACTCGATACGACGAAATCCGCTACGCTCATCACGTACGGATGGTTGCAGCAGCATTACGGTTTTGACAAAAAGAATGAATACGCGCAGATCGTCAAAGCAATCAATGCCATTGATATCTGGTTATCGGATGATCCGCTTTTCGAATACGGCAAAGTGATGCTGGGGATGATCTCAGGCGCCAGAGAAATCAACCGTATCCTTTTCCCTGCCGAAGACAGAGCCTTCAAATTTTCGCTGATCGAAGCGGCAAAAGCGCGTATAGACTATGAAAATGCACCCATCGTACTCGATGATGATCTGCACCAGGTCAAAAAAGCTTTCTTCAAACAGAAGCAGAACAATACCAAGGACAACCTTGTCGCCTTCTTTGTCACAGACCTACTCACCAAGGACAAGCAGCGTCTTACCATCCATTACAAAGGTTACAAGGGCATTTTGGGCTACAATGTGGGCAACACTTCCATTATTGGTAATACCTGCATGCTCAACAACCCGGACTACGACTTCTACATGGATGTCAATTTCAGGGGACACTTCTCACTGCGGAGCAACAATAAAATGGATGTCTCCACCATGGCGGCACACATCGGGAACGGCGGCGGACATCCCAATGCCAGCGGCGGGAAGATAGAAGGCTACAAAGACTCATTCGTCTATGCGGATGTACGCAAGTTCATACAGAATTATATAGACGAAAAAACCAAGCAATAA
- a CDS encoding outer membrane protein, giving the protein MFKSHYFSMAAITIMGLSSVANAGAESNYYKQLTGTSIYSANNRYLQSGWYDMDGGDTGNNPEMTNSNFVGSYIFGQNNDTLRPFVMGGFGFTKIQQDRSTVGNSVGNIDLDSTYYQLGGGIDYNPTSNISLAVGATGLWMSTDGDYNGASDSMQYYFNQESDTSIYDLFAVIGYHTEINGYKPYAELMLHYLSIHYDFGLSDTDGWSTDLEAGVYTPTLTTWLDLPVRARFFAAATLLDNDLSTDVLFDNAYSGGARLLWKVGPLIPIFNNAFKETELGFTLQGTMGDNDLSGWKASLGFYIAKF; this is encoded by the coding sequence ATGTTTAAATCTCACTATTTCAGTATGGCAGCCATTACGATAATGGGCCTCAGCTCAGTGGCCAATGCCGGGGCAGAATCGAATTACTATAAACAGTTGACAGGTACCAGTATATACAGTGCGAATAACCGTTACCTTCAGAGTGGCTGGTATGATATGGATGGGGGAGATACCGGGAATAATCCGGAAATGACCAATAGCAATTTTGTGGGAAGCTACATCTTCGGTCAAAATAATGATACCTTGCGTCCTTTTGTAATGGGAGGCTTTGGCTTCACCAAGATCCAGCAGGACCGTTCTACTGTCGGTAACAGTGTGGGCAATATTGACCTGGACTCTACTTACTACCAATTGGGTGGGGGTATCGACTATAATCCAACATCTAATATTAGCTTGGCTGTTGGGGCTACAGGCCTTTGGATGAGCACAGATGGAGACTATAATGGTGCATCAGACAGCATGCAGTACTATTTCAATCAAGAGAGTGACACTTCTATCTATGATCTCTTTGCTGTTATTGGTTACCATACAGAGATAAATGGATATAAACCCTATGCCGAATTAATGCTGCATTACTTATCTATTCATTACGATTTTGGCCTGTCCGATACAGACGGCTGGAGTACTGACCTCGAGGCTGGTGTTTATACACCTACTTTAACTACATGGCTTGATCTCCCTGTACGTGCCAGATTTTTTGCTGCGGCTACATTGCTTGACAATGATCTCTCTACCGATGTACTCTTCGATAATGCTTATAGTGGCGGAGCAAGACTGCTCTGGAAAGTTGGTCCTTTGATTCCTATTTTCAACAATGCATTTAAAGAGACAGAACTTGGTTTCACTCTACAAGGTACCATGGGAGACAATGATCTAAGCGGATGGAAAGCCAGTCTCGGATTCTATATCGCAAAATTCTAA
- a CDS encoding chorismate mutase: MEIYKCTTLEEARKKIDEVDDEIVKLIAKRNDYIKQIAHFKTSVEEVKAEERINDVISRVRHQAIDLGLSPNLINDLYVRMIDAMVESEIAEFNNAKSF; encoded by the coding sequence ATGGAAATTTATAAATGTACAACACTGGAAGAAGCGAGAAAAAAGATAGATGAAGTGGATGATGAGATCGTCAAACTGATCGCAAAGCGAAATGACTATATCAAGCAGATCGCCCATTTCAAAACAAGTGTGGAAGAGGTGAAGGCCGAAGAGCGTATCAATGACGTGATCTCCCGTGTACGCCATCAGGCTATAGACCTGGGCCTTTCTCCCAACCTTATCAATGATCTTTATGTCCGTATGATCGATGCGATGGTAGAGAGTGAGATCGCTGAGTTCAACAACGCAAAAAGTTTTTAA